One stretch of Kogia breviceps isolate mKogBre1 chromosome 18, mKogBre1 haplotype 1, whole genome shotgun sequence DNA includes these proteins:
- the TNNI3 gene encoding troponin I, cardiac muscle, with protein MADRSSDEAGDPRPAPPPVRRRSSANYRAYATEPHAKKKSKISASRKLQLKTLMLQIAKQELEREAEERRGEKGRALSTRCQPLELAGLGFADLQDLCRQLHARVDKVDEERYDVEAKVTKNITEIADLTQKIFDLRGKFKRPTLRRVRISADAMMQALLGTRAKESLDLRAHLKQVKKEDTEKENREVGDWRKNIDALSGMEGRKKKFEG; from the exons ATGGCGGACCG GAGCAGCGATGAG GCGGGGGACCCGCGTCCCGCGCCACCCCCTGTACGACGCCGCTCCTCAGCCAACTACCGCGCCTACGCCACGGAGCCGCACGCCAAG AAAAAGTCTAAGATCTCCGCGTCGAGAAAACTGCAGCTGAAG accctgaTGCTGCAGATTGCGAAACAGGAGCTGGAGCGGGAAGCGGAGGAGCGGCGAGGAGAGAAGGGGCGTGCTCTGAGCACGCGGTGCCAGCCTCTGGAGCTGGCCGGGCTGGGCTTCGCGGATCTGCAG GACTTGTGCCGACAGCTCCACGCCCGCGTGGACAAGGTGGATGAGGAGAGATACGACGTGGAGGCGAAAGTCACTAAGAACATCACAGAG ATCGCAGATCTGACCCAGAAGATCTTTGACCTTCGGGGCAAGTTTAAGCGGCCCACTCTGCGTAGAGTGCGGATCTCTGCGGATGCCATGATGCAGGCACTGCTGGGGACCAGGGCTAAGGAGTCCTTAGACCTGCGGGCCCACCTCAAGCAGGTGAAGAAGGAGGACACGGAGAAG GAAAACCGGGAGGTAGGAGACTGGCGCAAGAACATCGATGCGCTGAGTGGAATGGAAGGACGCAAGAAAAAGTTTGAGGGCTGA